The sequence ggggaggggagctgGAGGAGTCGTGGGCGGGGGCGGTGCACCGGTCCGACACCGACATGCACAGAGCGTCACCGTGGCACTTCCACCGCAGCAAGCGCGCCCCGTtctccgccgccctctccgcCGCCAACAAGCTGCCCTGGCCGTCGCCGCGCCGCCTGGCTAACCATGCCGTCCTCATTTCTggcctctccttcctcttccgaTTCGTCGCTCCTCTCTTACCTGATCCCTGCTAGGccgccccctcccctccccatgGTACGTACGAGAGTTTCGTTTCTTGTGCTCCGCCTCTAGCCGGTAGCCTAGCGCGTAGGTTGATGCATGCGAACAATGAGGCGACTCACGAGTCACGATGTTTCTTGTCAGGGACAGGGGTACAGTGCCAATGGCGTTGGCGGTGCGCCGACGAGTGGCGTCGCGGAGGCCGCGAGTGCCGCCGGGGTGGCGGCTCCGATGAGGCAGGGGAGCAGGCACGCGGGGCACCCACCGctgccgcgcccgccgccgcgggAGTGCCCGCGGTGCGGCTCCGCCAACACCAAGTTCTGCTACTACAACAACTACAGCCGCGCGCAGCCGCGGTACCTCTGCAAGGCGTGCCGCCGGCACTGGACCGAGGGCGGCACGCTCCGCGACGTGCCCGTCGGCGGCGGACGGAAGAACAGGCGCGGAGGCAGGGGCAGCGCCAACTCGAAAGCCTCCTCCGCAGAGACGGTGGCGGCTGCGTCGCAGGGCATCGGCAGCGCCGACACGTTCCCGGACATCCTGCGGCAGGTGCTGTTCCAGCCGGCCGCTGCCCTGGGCGGGGGTGGATACAGCATTGACCTGAGCGCGTGGCAGCAAATGGCCACCTctgccacgccgccgccgccgccgccgggagcCGGCGATGTTGGCACGCTCGGAGGAGCAGCGGCGGAGGCCAACTGCGGCGCCTTGCAGTACTGGAGCGGGTGGCAGCAAGATGACATGCTCGGCCTGGACGGTGCTTGCTAAGTACCATAGTGCTTGTATCAGTATATGTACGTGCTTATCTACGTACGGATATACGCACGCGTG is a genomic window of Phragmites australis chromosome 24, lpPhrAust1.1, whole genome shotgun sequence containing:
- the LOC133907908 gene encoding dof zinc finger protein 2-like isoform X2; the encoded protein is MPSSFLASPSSSDSSLLSYLIPARPPPPLPMGYSANGVGGAPTSGVAEAASAAGVAAPMRQGSRHAGHPPLPRPPPRECPRCGSANTKFCYYNNYSRAQPRYLCKACRRHWTEGGTLRDVPVGGGRKNRRGGRGSANSKASSAETVAAASQGIGSADTFPDILRQVLFQPAAALGGGGYSIDLSAWQQMATSATPPPPPPGAGDVGTLGGAAAEANCGALQYWSGWQQDDMLGLDGAC
- the LOC133907908 gene encoding dof zinc finger protein DOF1.6-like isoform X1, giving the protein MPSSFLASPSSSDSSLLSYLIPARPPPPLPMGQGYSANGVGGAPTSGVAEAASAAGVAAPMRQGSRHAGHPPLPRPPPRECPRCGSANTKFCYYNNYSRAQPRYLCKACRRHWTEGGTLRDVPVGGGRKNRRGGRGSANSKASSAETVAAASQGIGSADTFPDILRQVLFQPAAALGGGGYSIDLSAWQQMATSATPPPPPPGAGDVGTLGGAAAEANCGALQYWSGWQQDDMLGLDGAC